AAACGAGCGTCACTATGGTGCTTTACGTGGTCAAAATAAAGATGCAACAAGAAGAGAATTTGGCGTTGAACAAGTTCATCAATGGAGAAGGAGTTTTTATTCAGTTCCTCCTAAGCTTGCTCAACCAGATCCTAATGTAGGTCCATATAAGTACTTTGACGCCAATATTATGCCTGTAGCGGAGAGTTTGTATGAAGCCTATCAAAGAATTGTACCTTATTATGTTGATCATGTTGCACCGAGATTACTTGATAATAAAGACCAATTGATAGTTGCACATGGAAGTACGATTCGGGCTTTGATTAAATATATCGAAGGAATTAGCGATAAAGATATTGACGGAGTTGAAGTTGCTAACGGTACAC
This sequence is a window from Companilactobacillus alimentarius DSM 20249. Protein-coding genes within it:
- a CDS encoding 2,3-bisphosphoglycerate-dependent phosphoglycerate mutase — translated: MVKLVMVRHGESIANALNQYTGWNNVGLTHEGRIQAHVAAKKLRGFEFEHVHTSVLKRAIITAYIIQDDLNLNYVPITKSWRLNERHYGALRGQNKDATRREFGVEQVHQWRRSFYSVPPKLAQPDPNVGPYKYFDANIMPVAESLYEAYQRIVPYYVDHVAPRLLDNKDQLIVAHGSTIRALIKYIEGISDKDIDGVEVANGTPLIYEFDEKLNIISSNRQDQ